The Arachis hypogaea cultivar Tifrunner chromosome 19, arahy.Tifrunner.gnm2.J5K5, whole genome shotgun sequence genome has a window encoding:
- the LOC112777922 gene encoding putative F-box protein At5g55150: MASPSPSVPYALLPSLQQTHLIDDDDPITVDRSIFSLSEKKLYEWKNTLKGHVGEWCVGSSHGWIILLDQNGVPLLLNSSSSTTINIPPLPLSFLHPVTYSYFAEYLRKTFIVKAILMCCSSPSSYILAIIYGSNYKIAYCNSATWVELSDDKQSYCDIVFSNNYLYALTQDGSVEVWNICGQIPKRLILLTPTAEANYEEEKPYLENNFSRNLYLVVSAKEILLVTKIYWEFYKRWKKMRFLHDKVLFLGVNEFVSMDAKACLGCEANSIYFTDDRWEEMTLDYMYGGHDWGVFNLEEKCVKSMQCANRIDPPPIWIVP; the protein is encoded by the exons ATGGCTTCTCCTTCTCCCTCAGTTCCCTACGCTCTTCTTCCAAGCCTTCAACAAACACACctcattgatgatgatgatcctaTAACTGTTGACCGAAGCATCTTCAGTTTATCAGAGAAAAAGCTTTATGAATGGAAAAACACATTGAAGGGTCATGTTGGAGAATGGTGTGTTGGTTCTTCTCATGGTTGGATTATACTTTTGGATCAGAATGGAGTTCCACTTCTTCtaaactcttcttcttccactaCCATTAACATACCACCTCTTCCCCTTTCATTCTTGCACCCCGTCACATATTCTTACTTCGCTGAATACTTAAGGAAAACCTTCATAGTCAAAGCAATCTTGATGTGTTGTTCCTCTCCTTCAAGCTATATTCTTGCCATCATATATGGTTCCAACTACAAGATTGCTTATTGCAACTCTGCAACTTGGGTTGAGCTCTCTGATGATAAGCAATCTTATTGTGACATTGTGTTCAGCAACAACTATCTGTATGCCTTGACACAAGATGGTTCTGTTGAAGTTTGGAATATTTGTGGGCAAATTCCTAAAAGATTGATTCTTTTAACACCAACTGCGGAGGCAAATTATGAAGAGGAAAAACCATATTTAGAAAATAATTTCTCAAGAAATTTATACTTAGTGGTATCTGCAAAAGAAATCTTGCTGGTGACAAAGATTTATTGGGAATTTT ACAAGAGAtggaaaaagatgagatttttacaTGATAAAGTTCTGTTCTTGGGTGTTAATGAATTTGTATCAATGGATGCTAAAGCTTGCTTGGGGTGTGAAGCAAACTCAATCTATTTCACAGATGATAGGTGGGAAGAGATGACTTTGGACTACATGTATGGTGGACATGATTGGGGTGTTTTCAATCTTGAAGAGAAATGTGTTAAGAGCATGCAATGTGCAAATAGGATTGATCCTCCACCAATTTGGATAGTTCCATAA